In Acaryochloris marina S15, a single genomic region encodes these proteins:
- a CDS encoding non-ribosomal peptide synthetase → MSFLSQPLVTSLPVDFDPFAGGELSSTVPLTASQKEIWASVQMGSAANCSYNESQSLELKGGLSENAILQALQALIARHEILRATCSPDGSTLCIARELALDIAITDLSHLDHEVQTQQITNCSQQAVRTTFDLEHGPLIRGQLIKLTDQDHVLLLTVHHIICDGWSIALMISDLAKLYTDFKRGKVPQLNPPNAFSDYAIALDDAKETSAAKEDFDYWLNQYGESVPTLDFPTDRPRPALRTFDSARVDWQLSPDLTTRLKHLGTELGGSFMTTLLSGFEIYLARITGQSDITVGVPAAGQAATGEFNLVGHCVNLLPLRSQVHSQHSFQEYFNHRKSTVLDAYDHQQFTFGTLVQALKMDRDPSRIPLVPIIFNIDQGLDSEQLSFADLEVTSKSNPRSYENFELFINATELKGAVTLECQYNTNLFDRETIQRRLAEFETILRSIITNPAQPISTLSLLPESERQWLAQFNPTQTPGLDSLCLHQLVETQTTKAPNTVAVIFEDTQLTYQALDHQANQLAHFLRKQGVGPDCLVGLCLERSLNMVVAMLAILKAGGAYVPLDPGNPPHRLALILEDSQLSLLISETSLETHIPDCAASVIYLDQNKSQIESEPTAPVQNTANTANMAYVLYTSGSTGKPKGVMIAHCNVVNLLQAMGQELYYSSSDICLAVTPISFDISVLEIFLPLIKGGKVVIASREVAQDGNRLLFLLTNTDATFMQATPATWQMLLTVGWQGNQHLKILSGGEAMSHELAQALNQRSRGVWNGYGPTEATIYSTVYPLSTTNSDTITVPIGRPLLNTGVCILDAHSQPVPRGVPGELCLVGAGLGRGYLNRSSLTAEKFCDWPEAGAEQGQRMYKTGDWVRLLPDGNIEWLGRIDHQIKIRGFRIEIGEIEANLRQFPTVKEAVVLVREDTPGERILVGYFVGQDAQTQGIATWVTDIRQFLKSRVPDFMVPNHFMPLETFPLTSSGKIDRKALPKPDTSQMLAANYVAPRNSLEEQIMQVWAEIFKQEKIGIYDNFFDLGGYSLLAVQIVSRLRQALNIEILLPHLFESPTIAELAQRVEVLRWSIHGQPEQDTDDNHDGFEEGEL, encoded by the coding sequence ATGAGTTTTTTATCTCAACCCCTAGTGACATCACTTCCTGTAGACTTTGACCCGTTTGCAGGGGGAGAACTCTCATCTACAGTTCCATTAACAGCTTCTCAAAAAGAGATTTGGGCTTCTGTACAAATGGGATCTGCTGCTAACTGTTCCTATAACGAATCCCAATCTTTGGAACTAAAGGGGGGACTGAGTGAAAATGCGATTTTGCAGGCCTTACAGGCATTAATCGCTCGCCACGAGATCCTTAGAGCGACGTGTAGCCCGGATGGTTCGACCCTATGCATTGCTAGAGAACTAGCGTTGGATATCGCGATTACTGACCTGTCCCACCTCGATCATGAAGTTCAAACCCAGCAAATTACTAACTGTAGCCAGCAGGCTGTCAGAACGACTTTTGATCTAGAACATGGCCCCCTTATAAGGGGCCAATTGATCAAATTAACTGACCAAGATCATGTGCTTCTTTTGACTGTTCATCACATCATCTGTGATGGCTGGTCGATTGCACTAATGATCTCGGATTTAGCGAAACTTTATACCGATTTCAAGCGGGGGAAGGTGCCTCAGCTCAATCCACCTAATGCTTTTAGCGACTATGCCATCGCTTTAGACGATGCTAAAGAAACATCAGCAGCCAAAGAGGATTTTGATTATTGGCTAAACCAATATGGTGAGTCTGTTCCCACGTTGGACTTTCCTACTGATCGACCACGTCCCGCCTTGAGAACCTTTGATTCTGCTCGGGTAGATTGGCAACTGTCTCCCGATCTCACAACTCGACTCAAACACTTGGGGACCGAATTGGGTGGTAGTTTTATGACGACTCTGCTGTCTGGTTTTGAAATTTATCTTGCTCGCATTACTGGCCAATCCGATATCACTGTTGGAGTGCCGGCTGCTGGCCAAGCCGCAACAGGGGAGTTCAACTTGGTTGGTCATTGTGTCAACTTGCTACCCCTGCGATCTCAAGTTCATTCCCAGCACTCTTTCCAAGAGTATTTTAACCATCGCAAATCAACGGTATTGGATGCCTACGATCACCAACAATTCACCTTTGGCACCTTAGTGCAAGCTTTGAAAATGGATCGGGATCCGAGCCGTATTCCGCTCGTGCCCATTATTTTCAATATCGATCAAGGCTTAGATAGTGAACAACTATCGTTTGCTGATTTAGAGGTGACATCTAAGTCAAATCCGCGATCTTATGAAAATTTTGAGCTATTTATCAATGCAACTGAACTCAAAGGAGCAGTTACCCTAGAGTGCCAGTACAATACCAATTTATTTGATCGGGAAACGATTCAACGTCGTTTAGCAGAGTTTGAAACGATACTACGGAGTATCATCACGAATCCAGCCCAACCGATCTCGACTTTATCTTTGCTGCCAGAATCTGAACGTCAATGGCTCGCTCAATTCAATCCTACTCAAACCCCTGGGCTTGACAGTCTTTGTTTACACCAGTTAGTCGAAACTCAAACGACTAAGGCTCCAAATACCGTAGCAGTGATCTTTGAAGATACTCAACTGACTTATCAAGCATTAGATCATCAAGCCAACCAGCTGGCTCATTTTTTAAGAAAACAAGGTGTTGGCCCAGATTGCTTAGTAGGTCTTTGTCTTGAGCGGTCACTCAACATGGTTGTCGCTATGCTTGCCATTTTGAAGGCAGGTGGTGCTTATGTGCCTTTGGATCCAGGCAATCCTCCTCATCGGCTCGCTCTGATCTTAGAAGACTCTCAACTTTCACTACTCATTTCAGAAACGTCTTTAGAAACTCATATTCCCGACTGTGCAGCGTCAGTCATTTATCTGGATCAAAATAAATCACAGATTGAGTCAGAACCTACAGCACCGGTTCAAAATACGGCTAACACAGCCAATATGGCTTACGTCCTCTATACCTCTGGTTCAACGGGGAAACCTAAGGGCGTCATGATTGCTCATTGTAATGTCGTCAATTTACTGCAAGCAATGGGGCAAGAATTATACTATAGCTCCAGTGATATATGTCTTGCAGTCACTCCCATCTCATTTGACATTTCTGTCTTGGAGATATTTTTACCGTTAATTAAGGGCGGAAAAGTGGTGATTGCCAGTCGGGAGGTGGCTCAGGATGGAAATCGGCTGCTTTTTCTGCTGACAAACACTGATGCCACCTTTATGCAAGCTACACCAGCTACCTGGCAAATGTTATTAACTGTGGGTTGGCAGGGGAATCAACATCTCAAAATTCTCAGTGGCGGAGAAGCAATGTCCCATGAACTAGCCCAGGCACTGAATCAAAGAAGTCGTGGGGTCTGGAATGGTTATGGCCCCACTGAAGCCACGATCTACTCTACGGTTTACCCGCTATCAACAACAAATTCTGATACGATAACCGTCCCCATTGGACGTCCGCTGCTTAATACTGGCGTTTGTATTTTAGATGCTCACTCACAACCTGTACCGCGTGGGGTTCCCGGTGAATTGTGCTTGGTAGGGGCAGGATTAGGGCGAGGATACTTGAACCGCTCTAGCTTAACAGCAGAAAAATTTTGTGACTGGCCTGAAGCAGGAGCCGAGCAAGGTCAACGAATGTATAAAACGGGGGATTGGGTGCGTCTTCTACCGGATGGCAATATTGAATGGTTAGGACGCATTGATCATCAAATTAAAATCCGAGGATTTAGAATTGAAATTGGTGAAATTGAGGCAAATTTGCGTCAATTTCCTACAGTCAAGGAAGCAGTAGTCCTTGTTCGTGAAGATACTCCAGGTGAGCGAATATTGGTCGGATATTTTGTTGGTCAGGATGCCCAAACTCAAGGCATTGCCACTTGGGTAACTGACATTCGCCAGTTCTTAAAGTCGCGGGTGCCTGACTTTATGGTTCCCAATCATTTCATGCCCCTGGAAACTTTTCCCCTTACCTCCAGTGGCAAGATAGATCGCAAGGCCCTTCCAAAACCAGATACATCCCAAATGCTGGCGGCTAATTATGTCGCCCCCCGCAATTCTCTGGAAGAGCAAATTATGCAAGTCTGGGCTGAAATTTTCAAACAAGAAAAAATTGGCATTTATGACAACTTCTTCGACTTAGGGGGGTACTCCTTATTGGCCGTCCAAATTGTGTCACGGCTGAGACAAGCCTTAAATATTGAGATTTTACTGCCTCACTTATTTGAGTCTCCCACCATCGCCGAGTTGGCTCAAAGGGTGGAAGTTCTTCGTTGGTCCATTCATGGCCAGCCTGAACAGGATACAGATGATAATCATGATGGTTTTGAGGAAGGTGAGCTATGA
- a CDS encoding acyltransferase — MSQQIKPLTGLRGIAALMIVIHHFPIALAPTWGKALQTQTQLIDNSYLWVDFFFILSGFLMTHIYKSFLRNNIQWKDYKKFIFSRSTHLYPLHFILLFSYFIFEIFKLIHYQFILTIKPQYLSIFQHPFSGRKDIVSLFMSLLMLQGFDYTRSPLFDIKTFWNQPAWSISTQCLIYLVLPFVIFLLFQRSRKTNLVIYIFSLLAISLVIHFGKINHSGIPVIIRFFSEGVVGIITYQFFEDPKARRFFSHSSVSITSFLLAMIIMHTGLKIILIVPIFSLLILSVSGKRNSITDLLSSRFLLFLGTISYSIYMSHWLVQDVIKFSWQATFNQTFPQEMKFSSFSILLGVEVLIVLGLSSLLYFLIEKPSRRWLKTSYFARKFIYCPST, encoded by the coding sequence ATGAGTCAACAGATAAAGCCATTAACTGGTCTTAGAGGAATTGCAGCTTTGATGATCGTCATTCATCATTTCCCAATTGCCTTAGCACCAACATGGGGGAAAGCACTCCAAACCCAAACACAACTCATTGATAACAGTTATCTATGGGTTGATTTCTTCTTTATTCTCAGTGGCTTTTTAATGACCCATATTTATAAGTCTTTCCTTCGAAACAATATTCAGTGGAAAGACTATAAAAAATTTATTTTTTCAAGATCCACTCATCTTTATCCGTTACATTTTATATTATTATTCTCTTACTTTATATTTGAAATATTTAAACTAATACATTATCAATTTATTTTAACTATAAAGCCACAGTATTTATCCATTTTTCAACATCCATTTTCTGGGCGAAAGGATATTGTGTCTCTTTTTATGAGCCTATTGATGTTGCAAGGATTTGATTATACAAGATCCCCACTATTTGACATTAAGACTTTTTGGAATCAGCCTGCTTGGTCAATTAGCACCCAATGCCTGATTTATTTAGTACTCCCTTTTGTAATTTTTTTGTTATTTCAAAGAAGCAGAAAGACCAATCTTGTTATTTATATCTTTTCTCTTTTAGCTATTTCTCTAGTTATTCATTTCGGCAAAATCAACCATTCAGGTATACCTGTAATCATCAGATTCTTTAGTGAAGGTGTAGTAGGAATTATTACTTATCAGTTTTTCGAAGATCCAAAAGCTCGTCGGTTTTTTAGTCATAGCTCGGTTTCGATCACTTCATTCTTACTTGCAATGATCATTATGCATACTGGCTTGAAGATAATTCTGATCGTTCCAATATTTAGCCTTTTGATTCTTTCTGTCAGTGGTAAAAGAAATTCGATTACTGACTTACTATCATCGAGGTTCTTGCTGTTCCTGGGAACTATCTCTTACTCCATCTATATGAGTCATTGGCTGGTGCAAGATGTAATCAAGTTCTCTTGGCAGGCAACTTTTAATCAAACTTTCCCACAGGAGATGAAATTCAGTTCCTTTTCGATACTTCTGGGAGTAGAAGTGCTGATTGTTTTAGGACTTTCTTCTCTGCTCTACTTCTTGATTGAGAAACCCAGTCGAAGATGGCTGAAAACCAGTTACTTTGCTCGCAAGTTTATCTATTGTCCATCTACATAA
- a CDS encoding methyltransferase, TIGR04325 family has product MSTILKKAQGFSKERFKSTPAVADIYYYLKYPYGANLYKGVYEGFKEAKNSIPSKFRSDYDIQEAHHKPNRDLSLFRPINTPLLEPFETALKDISSVLDIGGGVGIDYYAFKQALDFSESLSWMVYDVPIAVKVGQDIATRNHCPNLSFITDLKQTKSVDLLLTNGALQYLDQSLSELIDQLPHKPKHLLVNYIPCYDGNTFFTIQNLKFSRCPYKIQGRTQFIHDLEVQGYQLVKSWEEPRTCLIPFHPDQFVSSYFGFYFTKK; this is encoded by the coding sequence ATGAGTACCATCCTTAAAAAGGCTCAAGGTTTTTCGAAAGAACGCTTCAAATCGACTCCAGCTGTTGCAGATATTTACTATTACCTCAAATATCCTTATGGAGCCAACCTTTATAAAGGCGTTTATGAAGGCTTTAAGGAAGCAAAAAATTCAATACCTTCCAAATTTAGATCAGACTATGATATTCAAGAGGCACATCATAAGCCCAATAGAGATCTCAGCCTATTTCGCCCTATCAATACCCCCCTATTGGAACCATTTGAAACGGCACTTAAAGATATATCAAGTGTTCTAGATATAGGAGGTGGTGTTGGAATTGACTACTATGCTTTCAAACAAGCACTTGACTTTTCTGAATCTTTAAGTTGGATGGTTTATGATGTCCCTATAGCAGTCAAAGTCGGCCAGGATATTGCCACTAGAAATCACTGTCCTAATCTATCCTTTATCACTGATTTAAAGCAGACTAAATCTGTAGATCTATTACTTACAAATGGCGCTCTACAATATCTTGACCAATCATTGTCAGAACTTATAGATCAGTTACCCCATAAGCCAAAGCACTTATTGGTCAATTATATTCCTTGTTATGACGGCAACACTTTCTTCACTATTCAAAATTTAAAATTTTCTCGCTGTCCGTATAAGATTCAAGGGCGTACCCAATTTATTCACGACTTGGAAGTACAAGGATATCAATTGGTAAAAAGCTGGGAAGAGCCTAGGACTTGTTTAATCCCTTTTCATCCAGATCAATTTGTCAGCAGCTACTTTGGATTTTATTTCACAAAAAAATGA